The nucleotide sequence tggtgttggtctcttcttccaagtagcaagcgataggacaagtggaagtggcctcaagttgtgcaagggaaggttcagactggattaggaaaaaaaatttcatgaaaagggttgtcaggcattggaacaggctgctcagggaagtagtTGAATCACCATCCtgggaggggtttaaaagacatgtagatgaggttcttagggacatggtttagtgccagtgttaggttaacagttagactcaatgatcttgatggtctcttccaaccaaagtgattctatgattctatgatggcagcagcactgagcagcACACCTAAGCATGGCTTCTTGTCCAGCCATAAAGGTAGGACAATCACCTCAGAACTGACTAGGGATCAGCAGCCTggctgagggcacaggatcatcatcacctTTCCTTGTCTGTGCAGAACTGAGAGCCACtgtccctctgctgctgttgctgcctgaGCAGACCAGACTGGAGCAAGCTGGAGATGTCTGCTCATTATGCAATCAAACCTCCAGGTTAGGTCTCTGGACAGAACGTTAGCTAGTCCTGGATCTGTTTTCAGACCCGTGGGAAAGACATTAGTTTTTGATGAACAACAAGAGACATGGCAAAAGGAGGGCCTAGTACAACATTTTCATTCTGGATAATAGTAAAGTCGATATAAAAATGCTGTTAATTTCATTCTCCTCTGCAAGATTCTCCAGCAAATTgcctagaaaatattttcttctccctCCAAACTTTTCTTAGAGCTGCATCTTATTGTGTACCTCTCCCACACTACAATCCTGTGCATTTTCCTGAATAATTCCCAGCAGATAGAGGCATGGATGCTTGCAGCATCTACCTCCTCCTTAGTGTTACAATCTCTTGGTTAAATGGAGTGTTCCTGTAAGAAAAGTTTTTTAGGGTACTTTCAGAATATAGGTTTTATTTAAAACTTGGAAGTATCATACTCAGGTCATACTTTCTCAAGACAACAGTCAAGAGCGAGCTTGGATCTacgtgaaaatattaaaaaaaaaaaaaaatcctgaattgAAATTAGGGTTGTTAGTGGCTCCTCATACACAGCGCTACAAAATGAGAGAACAAAGCCAGCACATACTTCTTCAGATGTTCATCATAAAAGCTATCTAGATGCATTCAGCAAGAAATCTACATTTCTCCAGACCGTACCAAAATGTGTGTTCCCTATAGAGCTCTGTCACCTGTTTTCTGCAAGTGAATCGTGTTCTGAGACATCAAAGTCAGAGAGAAAAACATTAAATACTACATTTTACACTTTGTCTTCCCTGACAGGTTGCCTGTAAAATCCTTTTAAATGGGCTATTCATCTTGCAAATCACTCCATAAATTGTAAAATATTTGATCAAACAGTGCACTTGTTACTCTGCAGAAACAGAATGGAGTTTTATCAAAAGAGCAAACCATCTGTCTCTCCAAAAGCCAGGCAGCCACAGCACCCAGCAACCTCGGCAGCAAGCAGGACAGCAGGGCAAGATAGCCAGAAACGTTATTTAGAGTGAAATAGTCATTGTACCACTGCAAAAAGAAAGCGTGCTCATGAACAGTGGATCTCAAGTGCTGCTCAGCTGACACAAGGAGTTGCAGCTGTAAATGTCTCTTCACAAAAGTTGATGAAACTATGGAGCAATTTGGACTCTACCTTTAGCAATGCAAACACAAATTAAAACGTAAAAAGCTCCCCCCTGTTCAGCTGTGATTGAAGTGTGACATATTCAAAATTTAGACACTGGGGTTTGGGTAGTTAGTGCCAGAGACTTAGCCAGAGGAAAGTGCAAAGGAGTTTGAAGACCCTTTTGCTGAAATAGGCACTATGAGACAGAGCATGAATTCCCACCTCAAGCAACAGGGCTGCAGCATCCACCCAGGGTGCTGATTCTATTGATACGCTCAGTGCATCTGGTCAATAGCATCTGTGTTCTCATTCAGTTGGAAAAACCATCTGTCCAGCCCGTATAGGACACCAAGATTAGTAAAGCAATGTAATAACCATCGTTACAAATCATTTTTGAATTCTATAATTATAAACAAATGAGAAAATCTTAAAAGCCTGAGTTTTAGACATAGTGGCTTTGATAATTGCACTAATCATTTATGTACTTATTCCCTGAGGAATTGCGTCTTTACTACTCCACAACCTACAAATGAGTTTCCAATTTCCATAGACTGCAATTCTGATACTTGACGTGAAGTCAGCAGATGCAGAAAATGTGTCCATTCAATGCAGAGTCTGATATGTATAAACAcaattttttcaaattatttctcaGTTCTTTAGCATCTATAATATTGTTTCGTCTATGTGTATCCTTTCTCTCTGCACAAATTAAATtagtcttttctttcttccaccaTTTAACTAATGTCTTACTGAACTACAAACACTACTATAGATAAACCATAGCAAGATCATTtggttaaaagcagaaaatacgATCTTTTATAACATCTAGCACATCTAGTTTCTAATACATGGCACGCTGGACTCAGTTTTGTTTAACACTGTCAGTTGTGATCATTCAcatgttttgctgatttttttctagGTACACGAAAATGAAGACTGCCACCAATATCTATATTTTCAATCTTGCATTGGCAGATGCCCTCGCAACAAGTACTCTGCCATTCCAGAGTGTGAATTACTTGATGGGAACATGGCCATTTGGTACAATCCTTTGTAAGATCGTTATATCCATAGACTACTACAATATGTTCACCAGTATCTTTACACTCTGCACCATGAGTGTGGATCGCTATGTAGCTGTTTGCCACCCAGTTAAGGCCCTTGATTTCCGTACCCCCAGAAATGCCAAAATTGTCAATGTCTGCAACTGGATTCTTTCGTCTGCCATTGGCCTGCCAGTTATGTTCATGGCAACTACTAAATACAGACATGGTAAGTCTGGCTTTCATTCCTAAATTGAATGTTTTCATGTTTAAACTCCTTTCTGCATTGTTCCACTCTACTGTAGAGGCGTTGAATTAACTTCTGACCTCCAGGTGTCAGTGCAGATGAGCCCTTCGACAGTTTTGTGTCTGGCTGTAGTTGACGACACAGCACTGAACATGTTCTGTCTTCTACaacaggcagctccagctccttctgtAGATCCCTGTGAGTCTTGCTGCCCCATACAGTTACTGTAGTGGTTGGAAGAGCATCTGTGACTGCCTACCTTCTGTGGGGTGCTTATGCACTCTCCTACAGCACAGAAGCCTGTGCTTTTTACTTAGGATATTCCCACAGAAGCTGGCAGTCATAGATATTTTGTATCTAATTTGGCAAGACATGATGCAGAGCACGATGCTCAAAGATCTTCCATGAAGCGATAGCATCTCAACATCCAAACCCTCCTTTGTGCACCCCTCCTTTGTGCACAATTAATGTGTCatgtcatctcttttttttttttttttggccagatTTTATACTGAAAGTGAAAATTAGTCAAAGTTTAAGCATTTATGACAATTCAGCTGTTTTTCTTGTCCAATATATGTGCAATTCCAAGTCATAAAATGCCAAAGAAAACACATCACTtccgttttgtttttttaactgacaCTTCATGCATGTTTTTCAGCCCTGGGTGCTATCAGTGTTTTTACTGATGCCAGGTCCCAGGTTGCTTCATTTTAGCTGTTTATTTAGTAAATCTTAACACATTTGCCTGTGCTTTCAAAAAATAAAGGTTTGAAGAAAAGCACGTGAAAAACTGAACCACTTGTTcttctctgctgttttcttttttctctaggCTCCATTGACTGCACACTTACATTCTCCCACCCTGCTTGGTACTGGGAGAACCTCCTGAAAATCTGTGTGTTCATCTTTGCCTTCATCATGCCAGTCCTGATCATTACCGTGTGCTATGGGCTGATGATTTTACGCCTAAAGAGTGTTCGCATGTTATCTGGCTCCAAAGAGAAGGACAGGAACCTGCGGAGAATCACAAGGATGGTTCTTGTGGTGGTGGCAGTGTTTATTGTCTGCTGGACTCCCATCCACATTTATGTCATCATTAAAGCCCTGGTCAACATCCCAGAAACTACTTTCCAGACTGTCTCCTGGCACTTCTGTATTGCTCTAGGGTATACAAATAGCTGCCTTAATCCAGTCCTTTATGCATTTCTAGATGAGAATTTCAAAAGGTGTTTCAGAGAGTTCTGCATCCCCACTTCCTCAACCATTGAGCAGCAAAACTCCACCCGAGTCCGACAAAACACTCGTGACCATGCTTCCACTGCCAACACTGTGGACAGGACTAACCATCAGGTATGACTAGCAGTGGAGATGTCATCTCTGGATCCAGGCCTCCCACTTGGAGATGACATGTATTCTGAATTTACAGTTTATACTGATTTGTAGCTTTTTGAAGATCTAAACATCCTCAAGGTTATATTTGAAACAGGTGCATGCATACACAGAGACCCCAGTCCTGCATGATGCTAGTTGTTCTGTCCTCTAGTTGATGTTCAGAAGCTGAGGGCTTTCAGAGGTACCTTGTATGATTGGGTCCAGCATGCATGCATATACAAAGTGAATAAAACAGTGTTTTATTTGCAGAATGTTTACAACAGATGACTGCTTTACAACTGGCTAGGGAATAATCACAGATTTCTCTATTTATACTCTTTGTCTGCTTAGGGAGACAGGAATGGGCCAGAATATATGTCTCTCTATTTCTTCTGTTATGAGAGtgaataaaaaagagaagaaactgtGTTTGTACACTTTTGGTTGATGTATAAAGAAGGCCTACCTGGCCTTGTTTGTCCTGGAACACATGCAAGAAGCAGACAAAGTCCTGTCTACACGCAGTTCTTGTATCAGATAATTATCTGTGTTAGCTAGAGTGGGTCTTGagatatatataaacacatataaatatgtatatgcacatgtttagaatagaatagaatagaatagaatagaatagaatagaatagaatagaatagaatagaatagaatagaatagaatagaatagaatagaatagaatagaatagaatagaatagaatatttcagttggaagggacctacaatgatcagcTAGTCCAACTATTAAGGAGTATTGTGCCATTTTGTAATTTATTAGTAAGGTATACTGACAATATACCTTTTCCATGTAGAAAAAGCCTTTGAGAAGTAGGAATTTTATGGCACAGCAGATACCAAGAGAGATTTCTTTTAATTCAGGCTAATTTTTCTTATCTTTTGCGAAGAAGCTATTTTGTTACTTGTTCAACATCCATGTTACTGTGATTATTCCTGCAATCAACATCCCTCAGTTAACACCAAACAAAAGATGAAGGCAATCTTAACATTCATGAAAGTAATTCATGCTCATCACAAGTGCTAAAAAAATCCTGAGTCACCTTTGTAATTCattaaaaagaagaacaaaaggcACAAGCTTAGTTCATTCCTTGACACATCACCTTTCAGCAATATATTATACTTAGATTGCTCCTGCTTCAATTTCTGACTGCTGCCGCTTCAGCCATAAGCCAGCTGCCTTCTTAAGGGGCACAAGTCAATGGCTTCCTGTGAAAGAAATCACATACCTGTCACTTGACTGCTGCCAGAAAGCCCACATTAGGACTTTACCATCTCCAAACAGACAAAATAGTCACTGCACCAGAAAAGAGGAGCAAGGAGGCTAAAGAGAGAAGGGGAAGCTTTATTAAGCATCTGCAGTTGGTGGTGTAGTTCACCAGCATCTGATTCATACATGCCAAACTGTGACCTGTGAAATCCTTTAGTACCTGCACACTTCGGTGGTAGAGCAGAACTGCCCAAACTTTGCATATGCACATACATAAaggtatgtatatatgtgtagcATTTACTAGGTATACCAAAAATTTAGTGGACAGATTCAGCTGTTAATAATGCATTTGTAATCCTCAGTGGAGTCAATTTTGTGCATATGTCTGACAACAGGATTGTATCTATATCTAGTACAATTCCAGCTTTTTACAGTGCAGTGTGTATGCACACATTTTCTACATTTAATTATGCttctttgtattatttttagGAGAGCCGTAACCTTCTAAACTTTTAGCCTTAGCAAAGATTGATGTGGTACTTACTGCCTAGAGGCTGAGTGAAATAAAGTCTATTTCTCCTGGCACTGGGCAAACACAGAATCAAAGATGATCCTTCCCACAAAGGTCTTTTAACCTACACTAACAAGTGAGAGAGCCAGATGAGGCAGGGGTAGACCAAGCCAGTTAAGTGAGGTGTATAGAGGCAATAAGGAGGAAGCTGGTCTCACAGGTGGGTTCTTGATTGGTTGGTTTCCTTCCATTTGGGTAATAGTGATGGAATTAGTTAAGAGATAAAGCACATATAAAGAGAAGTGAAGGGGTAGATGCTGAAGGGAAAAGGAGATGAGAGGAAGAGTGCAGACCAGAAAAGAAAATATCAGGAGTGATGTCCGAGTGAGGCAGTAAGGAAGGGAACTGAAGCCAAGAGCCAATATACATGGAACAAAAAAAGTATATGCAGAACTGTAAGAAATGGTGTGACTACCCAGCTTTGACTACTTCTGTAGCTCTTCCTAGGAAGTAGCCAGCAGTCCTCCCCAGGACTGGGGAGAAGACGACAACATTTGGAAGCTCATGTCCTTATAGATGTGTGAATAGGTCTCTTTGCATGGTCTGGTATTTGAAAGAGCTTGAAGTGGCCATAAATGGGCCAAATTTCACTTCCCTCACCACCATCCCTGCAGTCCTTGTTTTGGCTGCTGCTGCCAGTTTATTTCTGCAGGATGTGCTCACTGGATGCTGACCTGAGCCTTCTCACTGCTGCACTCCCTGGATTACAGCACACCAGCTATCAGGGGCAGGCTTTCTCACTCTCCACAAAGTCTATAAAATACATTCACAGCAAGTCatgttcaaactttttttttttattattttcccagGAAACATTTCTGTAAAAGACAACATTTTCTTTGTCTGCTACTATCAGAATGACAGACAATGTTGTAGGACTAACCTACACTAAAAAGGTTCTCTGGGGTACTATTTGCAAGGGTAacatctattattattattatcattattattattttaaacacaaaaagTCCTAGGGTGAATGCAATTTTTTCtctcagaaaagaaacaaaaaaaagaacaaaaagaaagaaaaaaccaccaCTGTTCAAACACTGAACATTTGTAAATTCTATTGACAGGGCATCCTTTTcacagataaatgctttctgtacAAGAAAGTCTAGTTAGTTTATCTGTATTGATCTAAGTATACAGACAAGCTCTTTCTTGTATAGACAAGGCCTTGGAGAGCATTTGGTACAAATTCT is from Patagioenas fasciata isolate bPatFas1 chromosome 3, bPatFas1.hap1, whole genome shotgun sequence and encodes:
- the OPRM1 gene encoding LOW QUALITY PROTEIN: mu-type opioid receptor (The sequence of the model RefSeq protein was modified relative to this genomic sequence to represent the inferred CDS: deleted 2 bases in 1 codon), with the translated sequence MCPHPLAGRAVGAGGCHRLPGTARRAPCPPPARRCASLGRGKPLAALTPLRAMAVAYLLGNGSAPLLAGALEVPFATNASVACRPAVPPCAAAPPGAWGNASAAAAVAGWNRSEACGGLNGSAGGGGPCAPAGGGPSMVTAIAIMALYSVVCVVGLFGNFLVMYVIIRYTKMKTATNIYIFNLALADALATSTLPFQSVNYLMGTWPFGTILCKIVISIDYYNMFTSIFTLCTMSVDRYVAVCHPVKALDFRTPRNAKIVNVCNWILSSAIGLPVMFMATTKYRHGSIDCTLTFSHPAWYWENLLKICVFIFAFIMPVLIITVCYGLMILRLKSVRMLSGSKEKDRNLRRITRMVLVVVAVFIVCWTPIHIYVIIKALVNIPETTFQTVSWHFCIALGYTNSCLNPVLYAFLDENFKRCFREFCIPTSSTIEQQNSTRVRQNTRDHASTANTVDRTNHQLELQEAETTPLP